DNA from Coffea arabica cultivar ET-39 chromosome 10c, Coffea Arabica ET-39 HiFi, whole genome shotgun sequence:
ACCGACTCACGAGCAATTTGACTCGTTTAcaatcatatttttttaaagatGCTAATATGTGCTATCCGTGATTAACCAATAGTTCGATGTTTTTCTATATTCTTTATGAAACAAAGGGtacgatttaattttatttgataATGTTGAATTTTGCTTTCCAAAGATCATAAAGTTCATTCATACACATACACTCACAcaatgaaaccaaaaaaaaaaaaaaaagaagattcttTGGTAAGTCTATTGGAAATTGTAAGCTTGGCAATACTACTAGTATAACTTTCTGCCTCTGTCCTTAATGGGACATGGTGCACGATATTCAACATTAAATGCTTTGTGATGTATCGATGTTTCTACTGTCAATTCTAACCCCAAACTTCAAGccttcaaccaaaaaaaaaatatggaaaCCGGCGAAGCCATCTCAGCTATGACTTATGACCAGCCACTAGCTTTGTTTATTTATCATCTACCTTGCTCCTCCTTATTTTACTTAAGACCTAGGGTCCCGTGTATTCAAACGAAAATACTATAAAGGACACTGAAAAACACAACAGCTGGTCTCTCAATTCTCAGAGCACTCAAATTTCGTGACCAAATAAATGTAACCTTTGAACATTCGCCATCATTCAGAGCTTTGATGCAAGAGACCTTTTATGTTTGCTTAGTATGTTCCACATCGTACAAGTTTTAAAATACTCTTGCATTTATGAAAGCATTTCAATATCAATGCATGGGTATTTGCCTTTCTGCAACATTTTGGGGAGCATTTAACTCCTAGTACGTTTTCTGGTGTGCAAAATAAACACAGAAGAGTTGCACATATCATCTGATGGAAAAGCAAAGGTCGATAAATCAATTTCTTGTCCTCCATGTAACCCAACACACTTTAGGTTGAGGTCTAATCGATCACTACTGATTGAACACATCAACTACGATGATAATTTTATTGCTGTCATTTCATCTTATTCAACTCAGAACCAGTAATTAGTTGGCAAGGCCTTTTCTTTCTGATGAACTCAAAGCTCATTTTGCGCTCAAATGAATTGAAAGATCCAAGAAAAGGCAGATATAATAAACTGAAAACTAAACAGGTACTGTAGGTTGTACTTGCACAAACTGACACAATCTGATTATTGAATTTATGAGCATCATTATTGTTTTATATCTCCAAGGTCCCAAGGTCCCAAAGTCCTTGTcttgcatctcttcttccagtAGTAGGAGCAGGAGCAGTAGGAGTATACATATTGATTTGTACATGGATCAGTAGCGCTTGGCCACTTGAATATTAGTTTCATATTTGTGATGCATAAATAATCTTGAGACACACCATACTTAGATGCTGATTAATTTAAAACTTATAAATATCATGTTAAACAAGAGAACTAGATCACATTTTGATCCAAATGAGTAGTTgacattaaaaatttttttttttaaaaaaatctgcTTGTGAAATTTGTTCTCATTCATTCCAATCCAACGCATAAATGTGCTTTCTGAATTTACAGTTTACTGtgtttgttaaatgtgaaaatttATTTCACATcatttgcatttttggttttAGTTAGTATGTTAGCATGTAAGCGTTTTGCATCATTGCTAAGGAGGCtaaagatttttccaaacttggATGCTCGAGAAATAAAACCCGTTTGGATTGTTGTGTTCTGGAGTAATTTTTCTGTAGAAAAATATACTATAGCgattttgatatatgtgaggtaaaaaaaatgattgaaaaatgtattcacgACAAAcgtaaaaattatttaaagaaaaatggcaatccaaataaagtttttttttctctttctgaAATTGAACCTTTTGTATGGCCTTCTATCTCAATAGATATACAAACGAACTAATCACAAATTTTAGCTAGGGAAGAAATAAAAGACAGAATCTAGACTTAGAAAATGAATCAAGACAAATGATACATGTGGATGCCACGACTCTGGTGGTCTCTTTCGGAAATTCCCATCCCAATGGAGTATCACGTTTAACTGAGGATTCGAATCTGCACAAAGGCTGCGTCATGAAGGGAGATAAGTTATCCATACATTTCATTTCTCCATAGCTTTTCGAATTAACTTTTTATACACTAACAACAAcgtagtgatttttttttttatactaacAATTATGAATTTACGTCACACTTGTATGATTTGAatcttaaatttaaatttatactATTATACAACATGATTTAAACCTACTCtgtgtaaaaataaaataaaattgtacACTGGTATTTATTAATTTCTTGGAAATACTAGAAGCTAAGCCTATGGATTCTATAAACACTTTGCCTAGCCTAATATTTGGATTTCTTTTtgaattaatcttctatacactTTTACCATTTGATACATGAcacataattcaaatttaaatttaaaatccaaAATTTGCATACGTGTCATCGTACATCCAATCAATCGTAATAATGTGTACACTAGAATTTTTATACTTCTTTCCCCACCTAGAAGCGCACCAAGACAAACAAAAGCATGACAAAACCGAAAGGGAAAATCAGGGGGTTCAGAAGTTTTATGGTTGAAAAGACAAAGGGATGTGATTAAGTGCTAAACAAGTTTATTGGCTCATTATCATTATCTTTATGATGGGCTGTCAATATCAGTCAAGAAATTTGGGCATCgagtttccaaaaccaaaggTCCCGCATGCTATAAGTAACTAGTAACTAGTAACTAGTGAGAGAGAGCAGCAGCAGCATGGCCCACCAGTCCAACCAGACACACAGTCAAAACAACCGGTGTTTACATGTGCCACCTAAGCCAAGATTATTATTAAAAAGATCAAAACTAaaatttaggatttttctgCATAGCAAACTAGTAAGTACTATGTAATATGCACTTAACATATCCATCCATCTTAAAAAGGGCCATCCATAAATAATGTTACAATTTCTTTCACTCAGAAGGTAAACTGTCTACAACCAGCAGCCCAAAGCATTAAAGTTTGGCGGGATGGTTCGACGGTGGTTCAATCCCCTTCGAGTTATTCATGTATCTCTTTAAGTCCGTCCCCTCCCTCAATATaggatagattaggttatacaaCCGTTAtcgttttttaaaaaaaaaaaagaagtaaactGTCTACCACTTCCATACTTCAAGGCACCAAATAAACACTAGTATTAATTTACAAGGCATTTAATGAACAATGATTCGAAGATAGCAATAAATATTTGGCAAGCccaattttcttttccccaaatcTCTCTCATattcgtttttttttcttcccctttttgtttggTCCTATAGAAAACAAACCAGAGaaacaaatagaaaaatccAATCTTAACTGGATGAccttttttaaaacaaaaaaaaaaacatatatattcTATAAACACTTTTCTCCTATCTTGCAAAACCTTTTTGCCTTCTCTAGCTGTGAAGAAGTCTCGCAATTCATGAGCAACTCTGCACTTCTCCAATCCTGCAGGAACCTCTTGCAAATCAACTTACATCTCCCACCACCAAAGAagcaaacttataatttaaatcTCTTCTACAACACTACTTTAATATTTCTGACCGTTCcctccctcccccccccccccccttccttCCTCCCAATTGTTCTTTCCCATCTGTTTTCTTCTTTATTAgtggctgttctgttttgagGACAAGTACCTTccccaaaaacaaagaaaaaccacCACACCAATAATCCCATTTTTTCAAAGacctcaatattttttttgcttATAGTTATAGGTCCTCAAGCCTCCTCTTCTTGGCTACTGGACTAGTATGAGAAGAGTTTGCACATGACCCAACTGCTGCATCATCAGTTTTACAACTGAAGCATGCAGCATCCAGCACACCAATGGGACTTTGGGGCACAGATGGAGCCGAGGCACTTGGGAAATCTCCTAATGATGACACCTCTTTTAACAATTCCACACACTTGATCACTCTGTCCTGCAATATTGCCATACATAAAAAAGCCAAAAAAGATAATAATGTTTAGATTAGGAGGAAATATGAATGGTTATTAGGCTAAAATGATAAGATGAAACACTAAAAGTAGATGATGCATCATTTATATGTCTCCCCTACTCCTCCTCCTTGGACCACAGTATTTACCTTTTGTACATGCTGAATTAGAAGAGCAGATATTGCTGTCTCAACATCCACTGCTTGAGCTGCTCCTGCAACAGAAATTGCCACTGCTGCAGCAATTTCAGATGGCCTGTATTCCAAGAAATCAATCCCTGCATTCAATTTCCACCCACCCAACTATTAGCCATCTTTCTTTTCAACCAAATTAATCAACGATGATCAATTTTGTTTAAGCGCACTTAGTTATAGGACCTTTAAATGTGCCTAATATGAGCTGCGTCGCTCTAGTAATTGAAGAACTTGAGCTACTTTGATCACCACCACCTATCTTCTCAAGGAAATAGTCCAGGAATGAGAACGGAGTGACTGCTTGCATTCTCCATTTCAGCTCCCCCAGCACAAGCAACTCCATTCTTTGAACATGTTTCGCCTTAAATGATTTGGAATCACCAACCTGCCAGCAAATGCGATCATCACCTTGAACAAATTTTCGGGAATTGATCCTGGCTAAGATGAGCAAGCAAGACCGCCTCACATGGTGTTATTGCTAGACCTGGCAATTATACTCAAAATCCATTCAACTCACCCACTAATTTGAGAGGTTGAGTTGGGTAATTTGGGTGTTAGATCAATTTTGGATTGAGTAATAAAAATCTAGATATATTGTGGACGGTTTGGATATTTGTGTTGGACACCCATTACCcaacttaaattttaaaaaaaataaaaaaattaaattcaagaAATACAACTCGAGTGGTGAAGAAGATATGGAAGATTATGAATCCAGAAAGAAATCAAATTCTGTTGAAGCCGACTGGAGCTCAAATGATTATACTCCTACCCTACCACCACTAGTagcttttttgttttaattttaccACCGAAAGCGGGGAGATATCATATGTATTGGGAGTGGGGAAGGAAAGCGGAAGAAGCGGATTGGACTGCAAACTGGCCTATGACTGTGACTGTGAGAGAGCCTGTCAACCGAGGAAACCTTTATGGTAGGAACGCTTTGACCGTGCCTATGATAGGAAGGCCTGCAGAGATCGACACGTGTTGGAGTTGAATGGAGTTCAAACGGAGACGTTAAGCTATGGCAGAGCGCGTGGAGAGGAAACATGCATGCACCGTCTACCGATGCAAGTAAAAAAGCATACGGACTTCCGTACAATGTTATAGGTTGGGCCAGGGGAGGGTAATTGCAGGTCAGAACCATCGGCATTTATGCATTTGCAAATGTACCCATTAGCAATggaagggttaatcacattttattccCTTAAAGAATACCTAATTTCTCAGTTTatcccctaacctttaattttgctcacttaaccctctttaggacaaaattgcccttgcatgattttgacttttcatttaccttgttttcctttcttttatttctttttcttctttatttaattcttcctttttcccacaaaaatcttcaccttaatgattgaaatttaaaaagaggaattgcagagatctatcttctccttaaatgattaaaaaaattattcaaatcacttttctaaaatacaatttttttaaccttttaattcttttaattttgggttttcctctttcctttccagtttctcattttattctcaagaaaatatcataagatgaagttgttttcctttcttttatttctttttctctttcttctctctttcatccttcccaatagaaattccatttcaacgaaaatttttgttttgagtttgtaaatgcatatttctgggtgaaggtttaaaagacatcaaaaactaattttgattttttgtatgatgccacgtgtcacaaatttcaattgatgattattaatcaggtcacaatttcatcttaagatattttcttgggaataaaatgagaaactagaaaggaaagaggaaaacccaaaattaaaagaattgaaaggctaaaaaaattgtattttaggaaagtgatttgaatatttttttaattatttaaggagaagatagatctctgcaattcctgttttttaatttcaatcattaaggtgaaaatttttgtgggaaagaggaagaattaaataaagaagaaagagaaaaagaaataaaagaaaagaaaacaaggtaaatgaaaagtcaaaataatgcaagggcaattttgtcctaaagggggttaagtgagcaaaattaaaggttagaggataaactgagaaatggggtattctttaagaggataaatgtgattaacccgcAATAGAAAAATGCTGCAAATGCCTTCGACAAAAAAATGTGCGTAAAGAAGGTACcgaaattttaacaaataataaatgtAAAACTCACATGTGTGGGGGATAATAATTTagaagaaggaaaagtggagCAGAGCTAGTATAACAAAATTAGTATAGTCGGGGATTTTTTTCTGATCTTTCTAGTGTTCACGAATATAAGAGTCAACCACTAAACAAAAATGTCATGCATATGTAATCTATAACTACATAGAAATTAAATTTAGTTCATGTACAAAATGATCCTAAAATAAGTAGCACACTACAATACCCTATtattttaataacaaaaaatacTTTTTGGCAAAAGTCTGCAATATACATGATATATGTATGAGAGGTATTTTACCATATTTTAATCTCTTGTTTTCCCATATTGTATCTCATGTGTAATCATTGATGTTAATATAAggatagatatttttataataaaatcagTTGGAATGTAATTAACAGGTTGagatttttttgggaaaaatatCTGTGAATTATTTTGGAAGTTATATTGtatctttccaaaaataaaatattggtatttttctttttaccaatttttaGGTTTAACATTTCAGAATATAAACAAATTTTTATGAATGTAGAATTAGCTTagttaacaaaaaattgaagttGTGTTGGTTGGGGGGTTGGCATGCTATTGTTGTTATTTTACATGTGAAAATATAACCTAAATAAtaggtattttaaaaaaaaggaaataggtGCCGAATTGATTGCATTCAAACTACGATTTATGTTAATGCATAATTGCTAAATTATATTCGTATTCATAACCAATCAATATGCATCATATATTGACCAGGAGTAAATGACTGATTACTTAACAAATCGTATCTAAACACATGATGTGATATACATTACATTTGGTCACTGTAATGCTCATACCATTTGCCTTTCTTTTCATATATGTTATAAAGCTGCAAAATTCTCCTGATTATATTAGTGAAAATGCATAAAATGTTTTTACAAAAGTAGAATCAATTTATTTACAAAATATTAATACTTTTAGGAGAAGCAATGCATTGTAGGAATGGTTTAGTAGTTATTAAGTAAACATAACTACTACATTAAAAAGTTCCAAAAAAAGCTGAGTAACTATACTTTATTTACGAGTGCTTTCGAATGGAAGTATTAGGGGATTAATTTGTTTGAttcaataatttttatgagattGTAAttatgaaaagaagaaagaatttgTTGACGTCCCACAAGTGGCGGCGCTCATCATCTAGGGATAACACCAAGTCGTTGGGATACGCATACGTGACTCTACACTGGCATCTAGGGTGCCTATCAGCAGGTGAGTATCGAACTCGATCTCCTCCACCTCGAGGCCTATATGAAATAGATCTCAGCGGCTCTACGTGTCCATTGGACGCTCCACTACCGTTAGTATGACCATTACTATTCTCCATACCTGCAGAATAATCAAAACTTAAAGGTTAGAACTTAAATAGCTAACTGGATCGGATATTACTTAAGGTATTTCTAATGGTCTCAATTCTTACTTCTAAAAAGGGTTAGGGTTTCTAACACATCTAATATGTCTCTCGAGTAACttttctaacctagactctgataccacctgtggcgaccccacttccccctaaggcgaaccaaagggttggcggaccgtctgcccaattctcaccaggactcacgcaagcatttaacccaaatcctttcgaagaataacctaatctattacaaaataATTCTCCCGAAGAAGGCCGTCACtacaaccacattaacttcagagatagaaATAATTTAACGTAGCCAATCGACGGCTTCTAAAATTCTCACGCGTTACGAACTGCGCAATAGAATCGTACCGTCCTGACTAAgtaaaaattcatacaacaaaATACAACAATCAAGCCAAGCATCCAAATTaaggtttacacattttccagcttcaagtgacaatccaaaataaaaagtacattATCCAAATTAACGCATTACAGCCCACAAATGTAGTCATAGTATTCATATACATTccaaaagaaaaacatgagcaagtttcaaaactttcaacttccagaacctgttaaggaaaacaaataaacgtggggagaggtaaaactcagtggtgccccaaaacatgcatctaaataaacaaatagcaaGAATCAATATTGACTAAGGTAAACAAGTAGGAAAGCGGATAacaacacaaggtaggatacaggggctctcaggagccattttcctcgcttgatcaccattcatcgtagttgaccctccgtcaactctcactacttatagtccatgtagatcctctcatttttactcctaacccgtcaccgtacGTACCCCTGTCCAGGGCCCAAACACCAACTAAGgaagcagtatactcgagatatacccttaGAAAATTTGGAGcagtatacttgagtataccctcaggaaattagtcgagagattcacccaacgacgttattgCAGTTGGATTCAGGagtcgagagattcacccaacgacgcaactacatttagattcgaTGATTCACGAGAAAAATTAtttcacgcaagtcaccactcgaacggctagtgcgataaagtacacactgctcactttgatggatcaaaaaccatttttttgctaatatcacatatcaagtcaagaaagcacttaaaTCAGGTAggaatagaacaagcagggacactcaccaagagtgaagttactGATCAAGTTGGGAATTAAAATCtgcgtcctcgctaaaccctaaaataccaaattttaaCTATAAGTGGGCTATACTAGTTTTAGGATTACATAGGAAAAATTATTCGTAGTATAACtagtttattttcttggaataatTCAACAAACGATGTAgtattaaaactagtaaaatacTTAGTAAAATTTCTTTAATATTACTTTTCTTGCAAAAGTGTTActaaaactaatttttttttacgtgAAATAATGTTTCTTGCTGAACAAGTTTTCTGAACGTTTAGTTAAAATCGCTAAAATCTcgtattttgaaaatttcctctAGAAAACTAGCAAGGAACAGgtcttaaagaaagaaaaggaaatgaaacaagacttagggttttaaaagctagaaaaattattttctataacTATCAAGGCTAGTTTAAGCTAAAGAAAAATTGTCGGTTGGCAAAATTTAAGGTAAAATACTAATTACTGAATTTTATCGTTTGATACTAGcggaaaaaatttttttttaattaacttGATCAAAATTGCTCTAGTTCACAGGGTCGAAACGATTTTCACAATTTCGATCCCATTTCGAAATCCCATTATGGTTTAAATTTGCCAGCAAATCAAAATCACATTTTAATAGAAAATCCCTAgggtttcgtcaatcattagccctgggTTTTCAATAGATTCACTTCTGATCAAAATGGAataaatgaccaaggcttcgtcaatcattagctttTGGTTTTGGCAAGTTCATATCACCTCACAGTTGAAGCAAAATAAATATAAAGTCTTCAAGTAATTCTAGCAATTAATTTCATCACACTTTGACACttgtataaaatcattcaaatggccaagggcttcatcaatcattagccctgagCATCCAGCAATCCAAGTGTTTCACATCCGTGTATCTTATAAAACTttaaaacaacatattccaggtatttccaaccattatgtttcaaagaaattttcaaaaccaAGCTAAAATTCCAACTCAACCTTCGGCTATCGtaaagaaaaattccagcattTATATTCCAACATTCTTGGTTCAGTCTTCCAATATATTGAATATTTCATCGCTAAGCAACTTACACAGCTTAAAATACACATCTCCCACGCATTTCTAAACCATTACATTCCaaggaagaaataaaataaaattccagaacccattaaaatttccaaaaacaacTGAAAATTCCTGCTCAAACCTCTCGGCTATCAAGACTTTTCCAGCACTTCGAGGTTtataaatccaacttttccttgGCTAAAACATGGTTTTAGGTTCTCAAATTTGCCATGCATCAACTTATCTAACCAattaacatttccagttcagAATTGAGTTCAAACAACAGTCATAAACCTCAAAATTTGCCAGTTCAAACCTTGCGGCAGTTCACAAAGTTTTCCAGCAATTAGATGTTCTTAATCCAGTTTTTTCCTCGGCTAAATCAAAGTGTTAAGGCTCCAATTCAACATGCCATCACTTAACTAGTTAATTAATATATCTAGCTCAGTAATTAAATTCGATTAACGACAAAAGTCatccaaaatttccagaaatcttccAACAAGCCTCGGATGATCATATATGTAGCATAtttctatttcattttatttttctaatttaaaCCCATTAATTAACTACATGCAGAGCTTAGTTATATTGTAATTAACTAGTTAATCACAGTTAGAGGCTCAAAACAGCAAAATTATACCAAATGAAGCTGCATTATTCAAGTCAAGCTCTCGGCAGTCTCAAATTCTTACGCATAACAGATTTTTCTTTCCTAAACTACTCATCCGGCTGTCTAAACTCAACATGCAAGGTTATATCTAGCTTAAACCTCTTGTTTTTGGTTGGTTAAACACATAATTAAGCTAAGATTGTCACAGGGAAGGAAAAATAAAGCTGCATCTTCAACTCAGCTTCTCGGCAGAAACATTTACTtccaaaacagatttttctaAACTTTGATTTCATCATCTGACTGCACAAACAACACATGCATGCCCCTAGATGGCTCAATCTACCTCTGATCAACCCAAATAGTCCAGAAAATTACCTCAGAACAACTCAGCTCACGCACAAGAAACCTGAAAAAATTTCTGTTCTCCATCTCAGCTCTCGGCTCGCTCGTGACTGGAGATTGGTTTGGATTTCAGTGGCCGCGACTAGTGGAGATTGAAGCTGGATTGCAGCTGGTTGATGATGCAGAAATGGATGGAGTTCCCACGGtatctctccctctcttcctCCTAGCTCGCGGGCAGAAATGGAAGATGTTGCAGCTCGCGGATTGCAGTtctcaaggttttttttttctttgctctCGGATGAAGCTGTTTCCTCACTCTCTCTGTCAATACTCACGATGAAGGTGGAGTGCGGTGGTGGTCTGTGATACAGAAATGAAGAGGAAGAAAGATGGGTGCCTCGGTTTTGAGAAGGAGGTTGAGTGTTTAGATGGTAGAAAATTATATTGGCCGGATGGTGCGGTGCTTATGATGCTGTCCGAGGGATTGTTTGgttttgcatggaaatgttgtGGTTGTATGGGGCATTTTAGTATTTTCACTTTCTTCCTAACCTCTACTTAAATTctcaattctaacttaattccaaaaatcatccccaagtgtgatttgaacgcctaattatatACCAATCTTGCAGGACTTCAACTATCGTAATGAAAACTAAAAACTTTAACATTTTATGCTAAGGCGATAAAATTATTCTAACTCCAAAGGTATTAATTTAGTcaagcaaaaccaagaaatttcataacttagaaaaattatattatttctcacataaaattgtttttacgtacttatttgtaaacaagtaaaagtaatgttagaaattattaaggaataaaagaaatgcaaatgaaatatgcactggcttatatatattttcagggttctcacatcctcccctccttacaaagaattttgttctcaaaattcacactttctAAGGAAATATATTAGggtactttttctgcatttcttcttctaattcccaagttgcttcctcaagtccatgatttctccatagaATCTTCACCAgaggaattttcttatttctcaactcctttacttttctttccaaaatcttgacTGGTCCTTCTTCATACGTTAATGTCTCATCCACCTCAATTCCCTCCAGTGGCAACACATGACTTGGGTCGGAataatatttcttaagcatggaaaCGTAAAATACATCGTGAACCTTAGCCATGCTTGCAGGTAACTTTAGCTGATATGCTATATTTCCAACTcgcttcaaaatttcaaaaggtccGATATACCTTGGCTTTAGCTTCTTACCTTTCTTAGACACTACTCCGCCAAGGGtttaattcttaagaagatctTGTCTCCTACttcgaattccaaatctttcctccttgtgtcggcgtagctcttttgtctactctgagcggtttgaagcTTTTCTCTAATTAGTTTCACTTTCTCCTGGGTTTCTTCTATCCAAGGTATCGCTGTTGGATCTACAATCTTTTTCtctcctatttcatcccaatgaatcggagaACTACACCTTCTCCCATACAAAGTttcataaggt
Protein-coding regions in this window:
- the LOC140015623 gene encoding cyclin-D4-2-like, giving the protein MELLVLGELKWRMQAVTPFSFLDYFLEKIGGGDQSSSSSSITRATQLILGTFKGIDFLEYRPSEIAAAVAISVAGAAQAVDVETAISALLIQHVQKDRVIKCVELLKEVSSLGDFPSASAPSVPQSPIGVLDAACFSCKTDDAAVGSCANSSHTSPVAKKRRLEDL